The following proteins come from a genomic window of Spea bombifrons isolate aSpeBom1 chromosome 10, aSpeBom1.2.pri, whole genome shotgun sequence:
- the KATNB1 gene encoding katanin p80 WD40 repeat-containing subunit B1 isoform X1: protein MATSGATKTAWKLQEIAAHASNVCALALGKSSGRLMATGGEDCRVNLWSVNKPNCIMSLTGHTSPVESVRFNTNEELLVAGSQSGSLRVWDLEAAKILRTLMGHKANVCSLDFHPYGEFVASGSMDTNIKLWDVRRKGCVFRYKGHTEAVRCLRFSPDGKWLASSADDHSVKLWDLTAGKLMAEFSSHTGPVHVVEFHPNEYLLASGSADRTVRFWDLEKFQLVGCTEGETVPVRAVLFSSDGGCLFCGGRDSLRVYGWEPERCFDTVPVGWGKVSDLAICNNQLIGVSTTQSSVSSFVVDLTRVKVTGAAPQSPHSPAIPISQTTPTGSSLRRIYERPSTACSKPQRYGSRSPSVSCRHHKETVGNPATNLLLLSCRVSPTSDEEEKESRAEIQNPEVYKEIFQPRNAISRTPPRNSEPFPAPPEDETLDVKEPLVPTQDIVTPAPSNKRNFEQLPRPPVAASTPIVCQTPSAPTSNPPVISAARNEPIGLKAADFLPAVKGSSPAEVVDEEAVCQIRKGHGTMCMVLTSRMRNLDTVRAVWSTGDMKTSMDSAVAINDLSVVVDLLNIINQKASLWKLDLCLAVLPQIEKLLQSKYESYVQTGCLSLKLILQRFLPLITDTLAAPPPVGVDISREERIAKCKMCYKQLRTLSQLVKSRASQVGRYGSAFRELQLLLSALE from the exons ATGGCGACCTCTGGAGCAACAAAAACGGCTTGGAAGCTGC AAGAGATCGCCGCGCATGCCAGCAATGTGTGCGCCTTGGCTTTGGGGAAAAGTTCTGGTCGTCTGATGGCAACAGGCGGAGAGGATTGCCGTGTCAACCTGTGGTCAGTTAACAAGCCCAACTGCATCATG AGTCTCACGGGACACACGTCTCCGGTGGAAAGCGTGCGCTTCAATACCAACGAAGAGCTGCTGGTGGCCGGCTCACAGTCCGGGTCTCTGCGCGTCTGGGACTTAGAGGCTGCTAAGA TTCTCAGGACGTTGATGGGACACAAAGCCAACGTGTGCAGCCTGGATTTCCACCCCTACGGGGAGTTTGTGGCCTCGGGATCCATGGACACAAACATAAAG ctgtGGGACGTGAGAAGGAAAGGCTGTGTGTTTCGCTATAAG GGTCACACTGAGGCTGTCCGCTGTCTCCGCTTCAGTCCTGATGGGAAATGGTTGGCATCTTCTGCAGACGATCACTCTGTTAAG CTCTGGGACCTGACGGCTGGGAAGCTGATGGCTGAGTTCAGCTCACACACGGGACCCGTGCATGTAGTGGAATTTCACCCCAATGAGTACCTGTTGGCGTCGGGGAGTGCGGACAG GACTGTTCGTTTCTGGGACCTGGAGAAGTTTCAGCTCGTCGGCTGTACGGAGGGGGAGACTGTACCGGTCAG GGCCGTTCTGTTCAGCAGCGACGGCGGCTGCCTGTTCTGCGGGGGCCGGGACTCTCTCCGAGTTTACGGATGGGAACCAGAACGCTGCTTTGATACGGTTCCGGTGGGATGGGGCAAGGTTTCCGACCTTGCGATCTGCAATAATCAGCTG ATCGGGGTCTCCACCACACAGTCCAGTGTCTCCTCCTTTGTGGTGGACTTAACCCGGGTTAAGGTGACTGGCGCCGCACCACAAAGTCCCCACTCACCGGCAATTCCCATCAGCCAAACCACCCCCACCGGATCCTCTCTGAGACGCATCTACGAGCGTCCATCCACGGCATGCAGCAAACCGCAGAGGTATGGAAGCAGAAGCCCGTCGGTTTCCTGCCGCCATCACAAAGAGACTGTCGGGAACCCTGCCACTAACCTTCTCCTCCTTTCCTGCAGGGTCAGTCCTACCAGTGACGAGGAGGAGAAGGAATCCAGAGCTGAGATCCAGAATCCTGAGGTTTATAAAGAGATCTTCCAGCCAAGGAATGCGATCT CTCGCACGCCGCCCCGGAACAGTGAACCCTTCCCTGCTCCGCCGGAGGATG AAACTCTCGATGTGAAGGAGCCGCTGGTCCCAACTCAGGACATAGTGACCCCAGCCCCAAGCAACAAAAGGAAT TTTGAACAGCTGCCGAGGCCACCGGTAGCTGCATCCACACCCATTGTGTGTCAGACCCCATCTGCGCCTACGAGCAACCCCCCGGTTATCTCTGCGGCTCGCAACGAACCCATCGGTCTGAAGGCCGCCGACTTCTTGCCC GCTGTGAAGGGCTCGTCGCCGGCAGAAGTGGTGGATGAAGAAGCTGTATGTCAGATTCGGAAAGGCCACGGCACCATGTGTATGGTTCTGACCAGCCGAATGCGGAACCTGGACACCGTGAGAGCCGTGTGGAGTACCGGAGACATGAAG ACATCTATGGACTCTGCCGTGGCTATTAATGACCTATCCGTGGTGGTAGATCTTCTGAACATCATCAACCAGAAAGC GTCCCTCTGGAAGCTGGATCTCTGCTTAGCCGTCCTGCCTCAGATCGAGAAGCTGCTTCAGAGCAAGTACGAGAG CTACGTGCAGACCGGGTGCCTGTCGCTTAAGCTGATTCTGCAGAGGTTTTTGCCGCTGATCACCGATACGTTGGCCGCCCCTCCCCCCGTCGGTGTGGATATATCACGTGAGGAGAG GATCGCCAAGTGTAAGATGTGCTACAAGCAGCTTCGCACGCTCAGCCAGCTGGTGAAGAGCAGAGCGTCGCAGGTCGGCCGCTATGGAAGTGCCTTCCGGGAGCTGCAGCTGCTCCTGTCTGCCTTGGAATAG
- the DRC7 gene encoding dynein regulatory complex subunit 7, whose product MYVTETEERDEREMDVTEERDEREMDVTETEERGQTDGGIGEDLLTEDELRDLQEQLSQIELPGSGHREPLPPDNDIEFPSSYKTNSRKERILLDLAENFCRQYAHLYPDRKPLFTCPQNECGVEKFVCTTLRPTLLPYPELYSWDGCARFVSEYLVMQPLHPPLELPRMLLSSSTALRRQQGSCFDFSVLLCSLLLGAGYDAYCVSGYATREMCLMDESRDICPLLQKPKEIPGEPPVKHHKKYSVKAPRQLISNFEVQQNAKQQEKIQQGLRRQRQEEEQRLADAEQPGPDPLYGLRVHCWVLVLCGKREVPEDFFIDALTGKSFQTKDEHFLGVESVWNHENYWVNMQDCRHACKDMRFDLADPLHWEYMLLSASKPLLLTPNAEQEDEEEDEDPDQDTKPVLQMPPSWVLPIVITPKDFETRCPQGKKVLQYKKTKLEKWAPYLQRDGLVSRLSLYLDSECSQVVEIQDWFQNRQDKLDMRRRETRAGVTSEYFSPGRSDALKVHVFQSMAPESERRMVFYSESRLDGLKTRDEKATEMTETFQGRSDFLYYRHTLFRKRPKKVAIAGGPAEANPRPILKVTERFHRNEGKAANEDVAERTFLLTEDRIQLRSHRADDRITTSSWDFLKPPNLGEKGARVTLTPETCASYQVEPREAVTKQLYMYETLIRLQRGELDAKEAVRRSEAEVLKILAVRTQEEACPRLTVSIYDTERNEKSKEQREAMERAQREDSELRAMLELDYLAPYLAQLGDPVKLNRAQAQQVKEDCLRDLKQRLIEQANLIQARFEKETQELQKKQQWYQQNQLSMAKEDEESYLDFCSEAMFRIHILETRLNRHKDLAPKKYLALEDQLNKDPRLSEQLLSS is encoded by the exons ATGTATGTGACGGAGACGGAGGAGCGGGACGAGCGGGAGATGGACGTGACGGAGGAGCGGGACGAGCGGGAGATGGACGTGACGGAGACGGAGGAGCGGGGGCAGACAGACGGGGGGATCGGGGAGGACCTACTGACTGAAGACGAGCTGCGTGATTTGCAGGAACAGCTGTCTCAGATTGAGCTGCCCGGCTCCGGCCACCG CGAACCCCTTCCCCCTGACAATGACATCGAGTTCCCCTCATCCTACAAAACCAACTCCCGCAAGGAGCGGATCTTGCTTGATCTAGCGGAAAACTTCTGCCGTCAGTACGCGCACCTCTACCCGGACCGGAAACCCCTCTTCACCTGTCCCCAGAATGAGTGTGGGGTGGAG AAGTTTGTCTGCACCACTCTGCGCCCCACTCTCCTTCCGTACCCGGAGCTGTACAGCTGGGATGGCTGCGCCCGCTTTGTGTCCGAGTACCTGGTGATGCAGCCCCTACACCCCCCGCTGGAGCTG CCGCGCATGCTCCTCTCTTCTAGCACGGCCCTGCGGAGGCAGCAGGGGAGCTGCTTTGATTTCAGCGTGCTGCTGTGCTCTCTGCTGCTGGGTGCCGGCTACGATGCGTACTGCGTCAGTGGGTACGCGACGCGGGAGATGTGCCTAATGGACGAGAGCCGAGACATCTGCCCCCTGCTGCAGAAACCCAAAGAG ATCCCCGGGGAGCCCCCTGTGAAGCATCACAAGAAGTACAGCGTTAAAGCCCCCCGACAGCTGATCAGTAACTTTGAGGTGCAGCAAAACGCCAAGCAACAAGAGAAGATCCAGCAAGGCCTTCGCCGACAGCGCCAGGAGGAGGAGCAGCGCCTGGCG GATGCAGAACAGCCCGGGCCGGATCCTTTGTATGGACTCCGGGTGCATTGCTGGGTTTTGGTTCTGTGTGGGAAGCGCGAGGTGCCGGAGGATTTCTTCATTGATGCGCTCACCGGGAAAAGCTTCCAGACCAAAGATGAACATTTCCTGGGTGTCGAAAGTGTTTGGAATCATGAGAACTACTGGGTTAACATGCAGGACTGCCGCCACGCGTGCAAG GACATGAGGTTTGATTTGGCCGATCCCCTGCACTGGGAATACATGCTTCTGAGTGCCTCCAAACCGCTGCTTCTCACCCCCAATGCGGAgcaggaggacgaggaggaggatgaaGACCCG GACCAAGACACAAAGCCGGTACTACAGATGCCCCCATCTTGGGTCCTTCCCATTGTGATAACTCCAAAAG ACTTTGAGACTCGCTGTCCCCAGGGCAAGAAAGTTCTGCAGTACAAGAAGACCAAGTTGGAGAAATGGGCCCCGTACCTGCAGCGGGATGGACTGGTTTCCCGTCTCTCTCTTTACCTGGACAGCGAGT GCTCTCAGGTGGTAGAAATCCAAGACTGGTTTCAGAACAGGCAGGACAAGCTGGATATGAGGCGTCGGGAAACGCGGGCCGGGGTGACTAGCGAGTACTTCTCTCCTGGACGCAGCGATGCCTTGAAAG TCCATGTCTTCCAGTCTATGGCTCCGGAGAGCGAGCGCAGGATGGTCTTTTACAGCGAGTCGCGTCTAGATGGTCTAAAGACGAGAGACGAGAAGGCCACGGAGATGACGGAGACGTTTCAGGGCCGATCAGACTTCCTGTATTACCGGCACACGCTGTTCAGGAAAAGGCCTAAGAAGGTGGCAATAGCAGGAGGCCCCGCGGAGGCTAATCCCAGACCCATTCTG AAAGTTACAGAGCGTTTCCATAGGAATGAGGGGAAAGCAGCCAACGAGGATGTGGCCGAGCGGACCTTCCTGCTCACAGAGGATCGCATCCAGCTCCGCAGTCACCGGGCAGATGATCGTATCACCACCTCGTCCTGGGACTTCCTGAAGCCACCCAATTTAGGAGAGAAGGGCGCGCGTGTCACTCTGACTCCAGAGACCTGTGCCTCCTACCAG GTGGAGCCCCGTGAAGCGGTCACCAAACAGCTGTACATGTACGAGACCCTGATCCGCCTGCAGCGGGGGGAGCTGGATGCAAAGGAGGCAGTCCGGAGGTCAGAGGCCGAG GTTCTGAAGATCTTGGCCGTCCGCACTCAGGAAGAGGCCTGTCCTCGGCTCACCGTATCCATTTACGACACAGAACGAAATGAGAAGAGCAAGGAGCAAAGAGAGGCCATG GAGAGAGCGCAGCGGGAGGACAGCGAGCTCCGCGCCATGCTGGAGCTAGACTACCTGGCACCGTACCTGGCCCAGCTCGGAGACCCCGTGAAGCTGAACCGAGCGCAGGCACAGCAAGTAAAGGAAGACTGTCTGAGGGACCTGAAGCAGAGGCTCATCGAGCAAGCAAACCTCATCCAAGCTCGCTTTGAGAAG GAAACCCAGGAGCTCCAGAAGAAGCAGCAATGGTACCAGCAGAACCAGCTGTCCATGGCCAAGGAGGACGAGGAAAGCTATCTAGACTTCTGCTCAGAAGCCATGTTCCGCATCCATATCTTGGAGACCCGACTTAACAG ACACAAGGACCTAGCGCCCAAGAAATACCTGGCTCTGGAAGATCAGCTAAACAAGGACCCGCGGCTGAGTGAGCAGCTCCTCTCCTCATAA
- the KATNB1 gene encoding katanin p80 WD40 repeat-containing subunit B1 isoform X2: MATSGATKTAWKLQEIAAHASNVCALALGKSSGRLMATGGEDCRVNLWSVNKPNCIMSLTGHTSPVESVRFNTNEELLVAGSQSGSLRVWDLEAAKILRTLMGHKANVCSLDFHPYGEFVASGSMDTNIKLWDVRRKGCVFRYKGHTEAVRCLRFSPDGKWLASSADDHSVKLWDLTAGKLMAEFSSHTGPVHVVEFHPNEYLLASGSADRTVRFWDLEKFQLVGCTEGETVPVRAVLFSSDGGCLFCGGRDSLRVYGWEPERCFDTVPVGWGKVSDLAICNNQLIGVSTTQSSVSSFVVDLTRVKVTGAAPQSPHSPAIPISQTTPTGSSLRRIYERPSTACSKPQRVSPTSDEEEKESRAEIQNPEVYKEIFQPRNAISRTPPRNSEPFPAPPEDETLDVKEPLVPTQDIVTPAPSNKRNFEQLPRPPVAASTPIVCQTPSAPTSNPPVISAARNEPIGLKAADFLPAVKGSSPAEVVDEEAVCQIRKGHGTMCMVLTSRMRNLDTVRAVWSTGDMKTSMDSAVAINDLSVVVDLLNIINQKASLWKLDLCLAVLPQIEKLLQSKYESYVQTGCLSLKLILQRFLPLITDTLAAPPPVGVDISREERIAKCKMCYKQLRTLSQLVKSRASQVGRYGSAFRELQLLLSALE; encoded by the exons ATGGCGACCTCTGGAGCAACAAAAACGGCTTGGAAGCTGC AAGAGATCGCCGCGCATGCCAGCAATGTGTGCGCCTTGGCTTTGGGGAAAAGTTCTGGTCGTCTGATGGCAACAGGCGGAGAGGATTGCCGTGTCAACCTGTGGTCAGTTAACAAGCCCAACTGCATCATG AGTCTCACGGGACACACGTCTCCGGTGGAAAGCGTGCGCTTCAATACCAACGAAGAGCTGCTGGTGGCCGGCTCACAGTCCGGGTCTCTGCGCGTCTGGGACTTAGAGGCTGCTAAGA TTCTCAGGACGTTGATGGGACACAAAGCCAACGTGTGCAGCCTGGATTTCCACCCCTACGGGGAGTTTGTGGCCTCGGGATCCATGGACACAAACATAAAG ctgtGGGACGTGAGAAGGAAAGGCTGTGTGTTTCGCTATAAG GGTCACACTGAGGCTGTCCGCTGTCTCCGCTTCAGTCCTGATGGGAAATGGTTGGCATCTTCTGCAGACGATCACTCTGTTAAG CTCTGGGACCTGACGGCTGGGAAGCTGATGGCTGAGTTCAGCTCACACACGGGACCCGTGCATGTAGTGGAATTTCACCCCAATGAGTACCTGTTGGCGTCGGGGAGTGCGGACAG GACTGTTCGTTTCTGGGACCTGGAGAAGTTTCAGCTCGTCGGCTGTACGGAGGGGGAGACTGTACCGGTCAG GGCCGTTCTGTTCAGCAGCGACGGCGGCTGCCTGTTCTGCGGGGGCCGGGACTCTCTCCGAGTTTACGGATGGGAACCAGAACGCTGCTTTGATACGGTTCCGGTGGGATGGGGCAAGGTTTCCGACCTTGCGATCTGCAATAATCAGCTG ATCGGGGTCTCCACCACACAGTCCAGTGTCTCCTCCTTTGTGGTGGACTTAACCCGGGTTAAGGTGACTGGCGCCGCACCACAAAGTCCCCACTCACCGGCAATTCCCATCAGCCAAACCACCCCCACCGGATCCTCTCTGAGACGCATCTACGAGCGTCCATCCACGGCATGCAGCAAACCGCAGAG GGTCAGTCCTACCAGTGACGAGGAGGAGAAGGAATCCAGAGCTGAGATCCAGAATCCTGAGGTTTATAAAGAGATCTTCCAGCCAAGGAATGCGATCT CTCGCACGCCGCCCCGGAACAGTGAACCCTTCCCTGCTCCGCCGGAGGATG AAACTCTCGATGTGAAGGAGCCGCTGGTCCCAACTCAGGACATAGTGACCCCAGCCCCAAGCAACAAAAGGAAT TTTGAACAGCTGCCGAGGCCACCGGTAGCTGCATCCACACCCATTGTGTGTCAGACCCCATCTGCGCCTACGAGCAACCCCCCGGTTATCTCTGCGGCTCGCAACGAACCCATCGGTCTGAAGGCCGCCGACTTCTTGCCC GCTGTGAAGGGCTCGTCGCCGGCAGAAGTGGTGGATGAAGAAGCTGTATGTCAGATTCGGAAAGGCCACGGCACCATGTGTATGGTTCTGACCAGCCGAATGCGGAACCTGGACACCGTGAGAGCCGTGTGGAGTACCGGAGACATGAAG ACATCTATGGACTCTGCCGTGGCTATTAATGACCTATCCGTGGTGGTAGATCTTCTGAACATCATCAACCAGAAAGC GTCCCTCTGGAAGCTGGATCTCTGCTTAGCCGTCCTGCCTCAGATCGAGAAGCTGCTTCAGAGCAAGTACGAGAG CTACGTGCAGACCGGGTGCCTGTCGCTTAAGCTGATTCTGCAGAGGTTTTTGCCGCTGATCACCGATACGTTGGCCGCCCCTCCCCCCGTCGGTGTGGATATATCACGTGAGGAGAG GATCGCCAAGTGTAAGATGTGCTACAAGCAGCTTCGCACGCTCAGCCAGCTGGTGAAGAGCAGAGCGTCGCAGGTCGGCCGCTATGGAAGTGCCTTCCGGGAGCTGCAGCTGCTCCTGTCTGCCTTGGAATAG